The segment ATTGCCTGAAAGCAAGGTTGGTGCGGTCTTGGCGCTGGCTGATAAATTTGATACCCTCCTATCCTTCTTCTCAGTTGGCTTGATTCCTTCTGGCTCAAACGATCCTTACGCTCTTCGTCGTGCAACACAGGGTATCGTACGGATTTTGGAAGCGTTTGGTTGGGAAATTCCATTGGATCAGTTGATTGCGGAGCTCTATAGCTTGAACTTTGCTAGCTTGACTTATGACAACCAGCCAGCTGTGATGGACTTTATTCGTGCCCGTGTAGAGAAGATGATGGACAAGGCCATTCCGAAAGACATCCGTGAGGCTGTGCTTGCTAGCTCAACCTTTGTGGTCAGACTACAACTGGCAGCCAGCTCTGCTATTTTCCAAAAATCAAAAGAGGCTGACTATAAGGAAGCCGTGGAAAACTTGTCACGGGTCTTCAACTTGGCTGAAAAGGCTGAGGCAACAGCGATTGACGAGGTCCTCTTTGAAAATGAGCAGGAGAAAGCACTTGCTGCAGCAGTATCTAGCTTGGAGTTGACGGAAGACATGGCAGGCAACTTGGACAAGCTCTTTGCTCTCAGCCCAGTCATTGCAGCCTTCTTCGACAACACTATGGTCATGGTAGATGACGCAGCAGTCAAAGCCAACCGCTTGGCTCTCTTGAAAGCCTTGGCGGATAAGGCAAGTGCTGTGGCGGTCTTCAATCTCTTGAATAGCAAGTAGGAGGCGGACATGGAACAAGCAAAAATCGATCGCATCAATGAATTGGCCCGCAAGAAAAAGGCGGAAGGCTTGACAGAAGAGGAGTTGCAGGAACAGGCAGCTCTTCGTGAGGAGTACATCGAGGGCTACCGCCGTAGCGTGCGTGCCCACATCGAAGGTATCAAGGTCGTCGATGAAGATGGCAATGATGTGACACCTGAGAAACTCCGCCAAGTCCAACGTGAAAAAGGCTTGCACGGACGTAGTTTGGATGATCCAAATTCCTAAGAATAAATGATAATAAACAAGGAAAGACTAGGTTTTCTAGTCTTTTTTTTGTGCTTTTGAGAACATATATTTACTTGTTCATTCGATTCATAAATGATAAAATGTATATAGATAAATAGGCTCAGGAGGGCTTTGTCATGAAAAAACTACTCTATTTTCTCTTGTTTCTTACTGCCTTTTATGTACTTTTCTGGAATTGTTGAGGCAACAGGAGTTGGTCTGGGCCTAAGCTATTCCCTACATCAAGAAGTCAAAAAGTATCCTGAAAAACAATTGTCAGAGTATTTACCGTGGGGATCTAAGAGGGACAAGATTATGGTAGTAACCATTCTACTTTTCTCCATTTTGGTCAGTTTCATTCCAGATGTGAATTGGCATAGAGGCCTGGCAATCTTCTTAGGTATCAGCTATGTACTCCTTTGGCAAGCTATGCTTATCCAATTCTTACGAAAATATTATTTTAAAAACGCATGAGAGTTTCATGCGTTTTCTTTATATAGTTTGTCCGGCCTTTAATTTTTTCATGAAGATGATGGAACTTGGAATCAGGACGATGATGCTTCCGATCCAGGCGGCGGGGTTAGCGGCGGCGGTTCCATAAAAACCGAAATACTGCATACCGATGATGGCGACTGCTGCTCGGAAAATCAATTCTCCAAAGCCTGCTAGTGTTGGGATAAAGCCCTTGCCAAGTCCCTGAATAAAGCTACGAAGAATAAAGAGGGAAGCAACAATCCAGTAACAAGAGCCGTTAATGATGTAGTAAACAAGAGCCAAGTCCAGCACTGTTTGGCTGGCATTTGGCAGAAAGAGACCAGAGAAGAAGCGATTGCCCAAGATGAGAATGACCGCAAATACAATGGCCCAAGCAATGCTGAGGAGTAATGAGTGGCGCACTCCTTCTCGAATACGGTCATAGAGCTTGGCGCCGTAGTTCTGAGCAGTAAAGGTTGCGATAGCCAAGCCCAGATTGACCATGGGCAGCATAGCCAACTGGTCAGTACGAAGGGCAATGGCCTGGGCGGCGATGGCGTCTGTCCCTAGTTGGTTAACCATAAACTGCAAGGTCATGGCTCCGATGGCGATAATACTGGCTTGAAATCCCATTGGAAAAGCAAGCTGGGCATGTTTCTTGAGATTACCTCTATCCAATTTAAAATCAGCTAGTCCGATATGATAGTGAGGTACCTTGTGGATAATGTAAAAAATAAGAAAGAGAACCGAACAGGCTTGAGCAAGGATAGTTGCAAAGCCGGCTCCGAAAACGCCCCAGTTCATAACTAAGATAAAGAAAAAATCCAGACCGATATTGATAAAACAAGCAATAACTAGAGCAAGTAGAGGTGTTTTAGAGTTTCCGAGACTGCGTAGGGCTGAAGACAGGAAATTATAAAAAATAGTAAAGGTCAATCCTCCAAACATGGCCGTTAGAAAGGCATGGGAGTGGTTGATGATACTCACAGGCGTTTGCATTAAGACCAAGATAGGTTTCAAAAATGCTAAGGCTGAGACTGTTAGTAAAAGGCTGATGAGGGAAGCGTAGAAGAGTCCGTGGACAAAAGATTTTTTAAGCCCCTCTAAGTCGCCAGCTCCAAAGCGTTGGGCAGAAATAATGGTTAATCCATTGGTAACACCTTGGGCAAAACCGATGATTAAAAAAATCAGGCTGGCAGTTGAGCCGACACTGGCAAAGGCATCCTTTCCCAAAGTATGCCCCACAATCATGGAATCAGCAAAATTATAGGCCAGTTGAAAAAAAGATCCAATCAACAAGGGAATAGCGAATTGTAAGATGACTGCAATCGGCTTTCCTTTGGTTAAATCATTCATAACGTCTCCTTTTGACAGATGATAAGCCCACTAGAAAAATGATAGTCTAGTAGGCTTTCTAGGGATAAAATATTTCTCCTGAAAACGGAGTATAGGGCGTAAATTTGTTATTCATACTCTTCGAAAATCAAAATCAGACATTGTTGACTTGATTTGATAAGTGAAAGGCTCCAGTGGAGCCTTTCAGCCTGTTACCTTGAAACAAAATAGTAACAGGGTTCTATCTGCGTAAGTAGTAACGAACTACGTTCGCCCTATCTCCAACCTCCAAAGGTTCCCCAAACCTTTGGAGCTAGTCTATTTTTGATTTTCATTGAGTATTAATTTGTCAGTTCTTCAAAATGATCGACAGTGTTATGGTCTGTTACTGCTAAGATGAGTTCGTCAGATTTGAAGACATAGTCAGGAGTCAGTTGGATGTTTAATTCCTGATTTTTGCCACTTCGGTAACCGATAATATTGAGTTTATAGTGTTGGCGGAGTTTTAATTCGCCGAGTGTTTTGCCAATCCATTTTACTGGCGGGTGGAACTCAACAATGGAAACATTACCGTCAAGCTCAAAAAGGCTGGTTGTGTCGCGGTGGAGTAATTGTTTGGCTAGGGAAATACCTGTTTCGCGTTCAGGAGAAATAACCTTGTCAGCACCAACACGGAGAAGGACTTCTTTCGCAGTTGTTCCTTTGACTTTGGCAATGACCATAGGAACGCCTAGGACCTTGCTATGCATAACAGCAAGGACACTGGATTCCAAGTTTTCGCCAGTAGCTACAACAACAGCATCGCAGTTACCGATTCCTGCTGCACGTAGGAGCGAGCGATCGGTGATGTCTCCGACAATACCGCGCGTGAGAATAGGTTCTAGATGATTGATACGTTGTTCATGATTATCAATAGCAATAATATTGCAATCGTAATTGTGTAATGTTTTTGCAATGGTAGTACCAAAAACTCCCAGACCGAGAATTCCGATAGTATAGTTTGGCATGATTTCTCCTTTTAAACAAGCATAGATGATTTTGCGTATTGAAGACTTTCGGTTTTAGATAATTTTCGAACAGAAAGGCTTGCGAGAATAGAAAGTGGACCGATACGGCCGAAGAACATGAGCGCCATAATGACTGCTTGACCGGCCATGGTTAGACTTGGTGTCTGATTGGCAGTAACACCTACAGTGGCTAGTGCTGACATGACCTCGAACATTAAAAATAGAAGTGGTTGTCGGTCATCTGTTAAGGCAAGTGCGAAGAGTCCTATGATAAACATAAGCAGGAAGACGGAGAATGTCGCAAAAGCTTTGCGGATGCTGAGGTTATCAATGGTTCGT is part of the Streptococcus suis genome and harbors:
- a CDS encoding MATE family efflux transporter; this translates as MNDLTKGKPIAVILQFAIPLLIGSFFQLAYNFADSMIVGHTLGKDAFASVGSTASLIFLIIGFAQGVTNGLTIISAQRFGAGDLEGLKKSFVHGLFYASLISLLLTVSALAFLKPILVLMQTPVSIINHSHAFLTAMFGGLTFTIFYNFLSSALRSLGNSKTPLLALVIACFINIGLDFFFILVMNWGVFGAGFATILAQACSVLFLIFYIIHKVPHYHIGLADFKLDRGNLKKHAQLAFPMGFQASIIAIGAMTLQFMVNQLGTDAIAAQAIALRTDQLAMLPMVNLGLAIATFTAQNYGAKLYDRIREGVRHSLLLSIAWAIVFAVILILGNRFFSGLFLPNASQTVLDLALVYYIINGSCYWIVASLFILRSFIQGLGKGFIPTLAGFGELIFRAAVAIIGMQYFGFYGTAAANPAAWIGSIIVLIPSSIIFMKKLKAGQTI
- a CDS encoding DUF896 family protein is translated as MEQAKIDRINELARKKKAEGLTEEELQEQAALREEYIEGYRRSVRAHIEGIKVVDEDGNDVTPEKLRQVQREKGLHGRSLDDPNS
- a CDS encoding potassium channel family protein, with the protein product MPNYTIGILGLGVFGTTIAKTLHNYDCNIIAIDNHEQRINHLEPILTRGIVGDITDRSLLRAAGIGNCDAVVVATGENLESSVLAVMHSKVLGVPMVIAKVKGTTAKEVLLRVGADKVISPERETGISLAKQLLHRDTTSLFELDGNVSIVEFHPPVKWIGKTLGELKLRQHYKLNIIGYRSGKNQELNIQLTPDYVFKSDELILAVTDHNTVDHFEELTN